A stretch of the Geovibrio thiophilus genome encodes the following:
- a CDS encoding heme exporter protein CcmB produces the protein MSYFNTVLCIFRKDILEEFKSKEVVNSMLVFSLLVVVVFSFIFEPGSDMKNEVVGGILWMSFVFAGLLGLNKSMMTEVQGGNLQALLLSPVDPSSIFFGKVLSNFTFMAMVEIITIPIFTVLYNVNVFAGGALTAAVFFLGTYGFAVLGTLFSLISVNTRTREVMLPLLLLPILVPVILASVQSLNIFVLGHDHALAYPWLKILLIFDIIFTAVVFAVFDFIVEE, from the coding sequence ATGAGCTATTTCAATACTGTTCTCTGCATATTCAGGAAAGATATTCTTGAGGAGTTTAAATCGAAGGAAGTGGTTAACTCCATGCTTGTCTTCTCGCTCCTTGTGGTTGTGGTTTTCAGCTTCATATTTGAACCCGGCAGCGACATGAAAAACGAAGTTGTCGGCGGAATACTGTGGATGAGCTTTGTTTTTGCGGGGCTTCTCGGGCTGAACAAATCGATGATGACAGAGGTTCAGGGGGGCAACCTTCAGGCGCTTCTGCTCTCTCCCGTGGATCCGAGCTCTATCTTCTTCGGCAAGGTGCTGAGCAACTTCACGTTCATGGCGATGGTGGAGATAATCACAATCCCCATTTTCACCGTGCTGTACAATGTAAACGTATTCGCCGGCGGCGCTCTGACGGCTGCCGTCTTCTTCCTCGGAACATACGGATTTGCCGTGCTGGGAACGCTGTTCTCACTCATATCCGTAAACACCAGAACAAGAGAGGTCATGCTTCCCCTTCTGCTTCTGCCGATACTTGTTCCGGTAATTCTCGCATCAGTGCAGAGTCTTAATATTTTCGTTCTCGGTCATGACCATGCGCTGGCGTACCCGTGGCTGAAAATCCTTTTAATATTCGACATCATTTTCACCGCTGTGGTTTTCGCGGTGTTCGACTTCATAGTAGAGGAATAG
- a CDS encoding cytochrome c biogenesis protein, which translates to MNKEKILDAALILLVPVGLYMAFIYAPVAKSLGPNQKIFYFHVASAWISFFAFFVTFCTSILYLIKDDFCFDDIAESSAEIGLLFCTIVLTTGPIWGKAAWGAWWTWDPRLTTTAILWFIYVGYIMLRKFIDEDSKRARFAAAVGIIGFIDVPIVFFSIRIWKNTIHPNVVQKGGGGLHPMMLHAMFFALLIFTLLYLSLLIKRVRFARAKRRFDALERAS; encoded by the coding sequence ATGAACAAAGAAAAAATTCTTGATGCAGCCCTTATTCTCCTTGTTCCCGTCGGGCTTTATATGGCTTTTATCTATGCGCCCGTGGCAAAATCTCTGGGACCGAACCAGAAGATATTCTACTTTCACGTGGCGTCAGCGTGGATCTCGTTTTTCGCGTTTTTTGTAACCTTCTGCACAAGCATTCTTTATCTGATCAAGGACGACTTCTGCTTTGACGATATAGCCGAGAGCTCCGCCGAAATCGGGCTGCTCTTCTGCACGATCGTTCTCACCACCGGACCCATCTGGGGCAAGGCGGCATGGGGCGCATGGTGGACATGGGATCCGCGGCTCACCACCACGGCTATCCTCTGGTTCATTTACGTGGGCTACATAATGCTGAGAAAGTTCATAGATGAGGACAGCAAGAGGGCGAGATTCGCCGCCGCTGTGGGCATAATCGGTTTTATTGATGTGCCGATCGTTTTCTTCTCTATCCGCATCTGGAAAAACACCATACACCCCAACGTGGTACAGAAAGGAGGCGGCGGACTTCATCCCATGATGCTCCACGCAATGTTCTTTGCGCTCCTGATCTTCACGCTGCTGTATCTAAGCCTGCTGATTAAGAGAGTGCGTTTCGCAAGGGCAAAACGCAGATTCGACGCTCTGGAAAGAGCCTCTTAA